From the genome of Oryza glaberrima chromosome 1, OglaRS2, whole genome shotgun sequence:
tttctaaattgtatttttatatggactctagtctcctcttctaatattccttattttttaattccgaatttcagctatttctaaattgtatttctatatggactatgctttttctttttctctgattaatgtgagaaatTCTAGGTCATAAGAGCGAGcgtggaggctcttttttctattcttttaataatataatagattctaGCATGAAAAAAGTTACATAACTCTTAAAATTTCTACTATTAGAAACCATATATAAATGCTATGTTTACTAATAGAAAAAATTCCTAACAACACAATCACCTTGAAAGATTGAATGGCAACATATACTAATATACAGTAACCCATGTAACCCATATATGTAGTTGTATGAGCGTTTGCTTGTgaattcatgtttttttttttgctcagtTGGTTGCTTTAAGGATAGCACGATCCATTAATTAAGTCCATGTCCGTTTCACACGTTAAACAGCCCCATTTGAAAGGAGTCCGGATCCAATACAAAGTTGAATTGTATGCTTATACGTCTAGTATTTGCCCGTGTGGACTCCTAATAGGatttatgtaatttttttctctacGTATATATTCCATCAATCTCAACCATTAAAATCTAGACGTATCAAGATCTAAcggctaatatttttttctttttctttgattaatGTGGGATTTTCTAGCATCTACATCAAACGTTGTGCCTTCTTTAcgagctgttttaataatataatagaatagatagatagatagatagtagATAGATCTAGAGTTCATTTGTTCATGTCGACTGTCAAGAGGGAAACTTAATGGGCTCGGCTAGGCCCAAAGGTTCTATGCACGGCCCAACATGTGGACAGGGGCCGTTCGGTAGAGGTGGAGTAGAGTCTGACATATCCGGTATATATTTTCCTCAGAAAAATAATCTGGGATTTGGGTTTGaagaatttgaaattttgaatgtgACACCTATGGCCATGGTCGAACTGTCCAGAAATTCACTTTTGGttgattaagaaaaacatttttGTTTGGACATGGGCCCTTGGACGACAGCAAGGTTGGACGTGGGCCCGAACTGCAGTGACACACGGCCCAGAGGATTCGTGGCCTCTCAAACCTTATTGGAGAAATCTCCCCAACAAGCTCCGTCTCTGCCACACCCACACTGTGCCGCAACGCCTCACGAACTCCGCGCgcttcccctcctcgccgccgccgccgcggcgtgggaGAATGAAGGCCATCGGTAGCGGCGGCGAGTGGTGGTGGAACCTCCCGTCCCTCCGCCGCAAGcccgaccggcgccgccgcggccggcggaaCACGGACccgcgcggccggcgccgcggtcCCCCACCGGagccgctgtcgtcgtcgtcgtcggagtccATCGGCCAAAGCCGCGGCTGGCCCATCGACTTCCCGTTCACGCAGGCCGTGACCGCCGCCTCTCTCACGCTTACGGGTGACACCATCGCGCAGGTCCGCCAGCGCATCGtcgaccgccgcctccgcggccccGAACCAGACAGCAAGGTCACACTCCTTTTGTTCTAAACCCTAACATTTACTCTTCTTTTTGAAACAGCAATAGGTATGGAATTATGCTTTTCTCGAAACTCAGCTCGGGCTCGCTACTGGTGCTAGGGTCGTACAAATAGAAATCGGCTGAAATTAAACTAGGTTACCAGGAAGAGTTGCTAAGTTGATGAAATTCGACTTAAATGTTGAGTCCAAACCATTGCTTTGTGTACATTAGCTCTTCCTCGCAGTACATTGGGCAATTTGTGATATTGGACGCTTTGATGGTTGCTAGACatgggttgtgtttagttcacaccaaaattggaagtttggttgaaattggaacgatgcgacagaaaagttggaagtttgtgtgtgtaggaaagtttggatgtgatggaaaagttggaagtttgaagaattattttggaactaaacacggcgatgGTGTTTCACGTTGTGAATTCTGACATCTGTAGAGGTCCTCCTTTCAGGGTTTGGTACCGGACTTATTGATGAGCCATGATTGGCTACGCGCGCTTCGTATGGCTTCATATGGATTTCTTCTTTATGGTCCGGGATCGCACGCATGGTACCAGTTCCTTGATCAGTGTATGCCGAAGCCAACATTTGCAAATCTATCCACTAAGGTGTGCTTTGCTTCCTCCATGTAACATGTTACGCTGGAGCATTTTGTTTCACAATTGACCAGTTTCCATTTTTGTTTGCTGTTTTCCCAGGTCATACTGAACCAGATTGCGCTTGGTCCTTGTGTTATTGGTGTAATTTTTGCCTGGAATAACTTATGGACAGGGAAACTGTCAGAACTTCCATCTAAATATCGGAATGATGCCCTTCCTACACTTCTTTTTGGTAAGCGTTCTGCCCGAATACACTGTTAAAGAAGCACCTGCATAAAGATAACTGGTATTACGGCATTGTTCACTTTGTTGTGAAATTGCAGGGTTTAGATTTTGGATTCCTGTATCGATCATTAACTTTTGGTATAGTCCCAAACTTAaaacttctctctctcttttcttggCATAGTTGGCTCATCTTTGTTGTACTTGTCAATGTTCTATTGAATCTAATTTAATTGCTACTCACTCTAGTAAAAAATATCCTAACATCAAATACTTttgactggagggagtactacttccATCTCATCAAAGTAGCTGGTTCTCATCCAAGTATTTGATTTCTCTACCAGGATGGTTCCTTTGTCTGCTCGTGTTGCCTTCATGTCCTCTTGTGCCATTTTTTGGAACTTCTACCTGTCAACCACTATGAGCAAGTGAAACCTCTAGTATACCTTCAGGTTGGTCTTGGTacattctatattttgtttgacTTGGTGCACAGTAGCTGCAATTTAAGTTCTGCAAATTTGGATGAACCTATTTGTTGCCAGACTGACAGCACTTAATGCACAATTGCATTCCTTTTTCTGTAACTTTTGCTGAACAATACGATAATGTTGTAGGGCATGTACAAGCCTCATTTGTCATGATACATGTGGTTCCGTAGCAAATGTTTTGCTTGGGTTATTGTGGGACTAAATGAACTGCTACGGATGAGGGTTTGAAGGAGCTAATTTTTGCTCTGGTGGTAGAGTACATGGTAGAGTCACCTCACCTCCTGGACAATTCTGTCGCCTGCCTCGTCATTGACGGAATTCTGGTAGTGGTCTCGAGGACAAAGTCGATGGAGAAAGAAATTGTGTTTCTCTAAACATGTGTGAGCCATCTACCATCTACCTCTAATTTGATAGGAAAGATGCTTGTAATTTTGATCATTTGTTCAATAAGCTAAACTTGTATGCAAGTACATACCGATACCCAGACTCTGAATAGAAGCACATTATTCAGATGGAGCAATTTTCACTTGTATTCCTTGCGTTTGgttttgaagttttgaactCAGCTGCATAGaggcttttttttaaggatacTAGGGGGACACCGGACACGGACACATGCCAGTTTGATAGCACCACTGAAAAAAGGGGGATTTGGGCGAATATCACTGGCACGCACAAACGCCTAGCCCGTAGGATTTTGAATAGGTGACTCCTGCGagaatattttgtttgtttctcaTAGTTGCCTCCGTAATTGAATAGCGAAAGCATCGAAACATTATATTCAGTACAAAAGACAAGACAGTGTGTGCAGTGAACTGTATAGATTGTAGGCCAAATTAACTTTATTAGCATGGCTTCCAGGTACAGGTTTAGCTGCCCTTCAAAATAATTACAGAGAATATTTGACATAAAAGAATTGCTATGCCATTTCTATCATTTTTTACGATGTCAAACAATATACAGACTAGCGAATAACCTACAAACTGACACAGTTATGGCCTACCAAGGTACAGAGTGAATAAATTACGGATGCTGAAGTTTGCTTGTAAAATCTACCACTTCTAACGTTTCTATCTCGGTGATTTTGTGGAAATGCATCTTCCGCACAAGATAAGCCTTGATACAGCTCGTGACCTTCGAGACCTGACCCTCAACGAAGATAGCTGTAGAGAGATGATTCAATGAGTAGCCAACGAGACAGACAACCATGTAGAAACATAAGAACCGTAATTTAATCAGGATTCAAATACTCTTCAGAAACATAAGAACCGTAATTTAAGCAGGATTCAAATACTCTTCAGAAACATAAGAACTGTAATTTAAGCAGGACTCACATACTCTTCCACCAATCTATCACACGCGCACACACCCTTTGTGGTGAACAACATTCCTGTGTAATGTGTTCAACTATCCTATATTCTCCCCATTATAAAACAAGAGCACCATAGAATGTTCACTTCAAAATCTACGGTCATATCAgtcagatgaaaaaaaaaacaaaagtaagcaagttattttgattttccGTGTAGTCTATCGTGAATGCAAtgggacattttttttttactttccaTTTTGATTTCCAATTAACACAGTATGCTcatctccaaaaaaaaagggcattaTTAAACTCCACGTGGTCAGTTCAAAAGGGGGCTTACCATAGCTTTTGATCTCTAGAAATCATCTATTGAGAACACAAACTGCCCATGGCTATCTCTATAATTCCACATGCACAAATGACTTTTATTTAGACCAGTACCATATGCTAACGAGTAGTCATAAGGGAAATACTAGAACAAGTTGATGTTCCACGTTATATTCATCAGAACCCAGCAGCATAAAATTCGTGAGGACACAATTCACGACAGCACAAACAGACATATTACCTTCCGTCGAGTCCTTGAAGTTCTCCAACAAAGTATACTCCTTGATCTAGGCTCCAATCTCCTGTGCACAAATAAGCAAGCCGAATTAGAAATATGTAACGTAGTAGTAATTCTGATTGGGCGGGTGTGTTGTCAAAAAGGTAGCGTCTTAATGGCTTAATGTTCACACAGCATAAGTAGTACTGACTGCAATGCCTAATACTCTTGTATATCAAGTTATTACTAGTGAGCATATGTAGTTACTTGTGCTGTTTTTCCCCTACAATGCAATGGTGTAAAGGACCGTCTtttgtaacattttttttcttttgtaataaAATGCTGAAGTATTACACCCTATATTTTAGACAGTTGGAGAGCATGAATTGATCATACGATAACATTACTTACAAATTCTCTTGTTCCAGTTTTTCTGCAATTGACAAAGCTTTTTGTCTAGACCAGCCTCCTCGTTGAGAACAAGCTTCTGCC
Proteins encoded in this window:
- the LOC127774926 gene encoding uncharacterized protein LOC127774926, with protein sequence MKAIGSGGEWWWNLPSLRRKPDRRRRGRRNTDPRGRRRGPPPEPLSSSSSESIGQSRGWPIDFPFTQAVTAASLTLTGDTIAQVRQRIVDRRLRGPEPDSKGLVPDLLMSHDWLRALRMASYGFLLYGPGSHAWYQFLDQCMPKPTFANLSTKVILNQIALGPCVIGVIFAWNNLWTGKLSELPSKYRNDALPTLLFGFRFWIPVSIINFWMVPLSARVAFMSSCAIFWNFYLSTTMSK